The region GTTTATGAGACTTTGGATGTGTAAGTCCGTGACTTGTTGTTGAATTTCTTGTTATGAGTACAATGTTTAAGTGAAAAGTCAGAAAGGAAACTACAATGGCTGAAGTAAATATCTACGAAGGCGCCTTAGATAAGGGTTTGGAAGGCGTTGTCGCTTGTACGACGAAAGTATCTTTTATCGTCGGTGATTCTCTTAATTTCCGTGGTTACACAATTGACGATCTGGCGGAAAATTCAACTTTTGAGGAAGTAACTTACCTTCTTTGGAATGATAAAATGCCTAATGCGAAAGAGCTTGAGACTTTTTCTGCAACACTTCACAAAGAAATGGCATTGAGCCCCGAGTTTATTAAAGTTCTAAAAGCGATCCCAACCAATGTTCATCCTATGGGTTGGTTGCGCACAGCGGTTTCATTGATGGCTCACTGGGATGCAGATGCCAATGACAACTCTCCAGAAGCGAATCTTCGTAAATCGGTTCGTTTGACTGCAAAAATGGGAACTTTGCTTTGCGCTTTTGATGCTATTCGCAAAGGGCAAGAGCCGGTTCAACCCAAGGCGGATAAGTCTATCGCTTGGAACATGATGTACATGCTTGGTGGTGGTAAAGAGCCTAATGCTGAGCACGTGAAGGTGATGGACACTTGTTTGATCCTTCATGCCGACCACGAGTTGAATTGCTCTGCATTTGCAACTCGCGTAACGGCGTCTTCTTTGTCAGATCTTCATTCTGCGATTGTTTCTGCGATCGGGGCGTTGAAGGGACCTCTGCACGGTGGTGCCAACGAACAAGTGATCTTGATGCTTCAGAAAATCGGCACCATGGATAAGGCGCAACAATTTGTAAAAGACGCTTTGCAAGCCAAAGAAAAAGTGATGGGTATCGGTCACCGCGTTTATAAAAATGGGGACCCTCGTGCGCGTATCTTGCGTGGCATGTCTGACAAATTGACCAAAGCGGCTGGCATTCACCACATGTACGAAATGTCGACATTGATTGACGACACTATGTACAAAGAAAAAGGTTTGATGCCGAATGTGGACTTCTATTCAGCGACTGTTTACTTCTCTATGGGTATTCCGACAGATCTGTTCACACCGATCTTTGCGGCATCTCGTATTTCTGGTTGGTGCGCTCATGCGTTTGAACAATACGCAAACAACCGCATCTATCGTCCTCGTGGTAAATGGGCCGGAAAAGAAGGCCTTAAATGGGTTCCTGCAGCGCAAAGATAATTTATTGAACTTTAAATTTTCATTCGCAAAGAGGAGACATTTG is a window of Bdellovibrio sp. ArHS DNA encoding:
- a CDS encoding citrate synthase; protein product: MAEVNIYEGALDKGLEGVVACTTKVSFIVGDSLNFRGYTIDDLAENSTFEEVTYLLWNDKMPNAKELETFSATLHKEMALSPEFIKVLKAIPTNVHPMGWLRTAVSLMAHWDADANDNSPEANLRKSVRLTAKMGTLLCAFDAIRKGQEPVQPKADKSIAWNMMYMLGGGKEPNAEHVKVMDTCLILHADHELNCSAFATRVTASSLSDLHSAIVSAIGALKGPLHGGANEQVILMLQKIGTMDKAQQFVKDALQAKEKVMGIGHRVYKNGDPRARILRGMSDKLTKAAGIHHMYEMSTLIDDTMYKEKGLMPNVDFYSATVYFSMGIPTDLFTPIFAASRISGWCAHAFEQYANNRIYRPRGKWAGKEGLKWVPAAQR